One genomic region from Silvibacterium dinghuense encodes:
- a CDS encoding FadR/GntR family transcriptional regulator has product MTQPMQHSAENDRTRQVVNHIRALIENGTLKPGDKIPPERDFARQLHISRASLRAGIGYLAALGVMKIKHGVGTFVADGPPEFGQGQLSLIGALHGFQNWHLFEARNLLESGLAALAAERGKEEHHAALAEEVAEMFASVEKPSEYLIHDVLFHRIIAQAAGNPILAAIMETVSSSMYDARRNTVEHSIDLRESAEMHREIYRAIRGRKPEEARRLMEKHLESAKTNQGLERIQAKPRATAKTANSKPRTESADAALESIPAPS; this is encoded by the coding sequence ATGACTCAGCCCATGCAGCATAGCGCGGAGAACGATCGCACCCGGCAGGTGGTCAACCACATCCGTGCCCTCATTGAGAACGGCACGCTCAAGCCCGGCGACAAGATTCCGCCCGAGCGCGATTTTGCGCGCCAGCTGCACATCTCGCGCGCCAGCCTCCGCGCCGGTATCGGCTATCTCGCCGCGCTCGGCGTCATGAAGATCAAGCATGGCGTCGGCACCTTCGTCGCCGACGGCCCGCCCGAGTTCGGCCAGGGCCAGCTCTCGCTCATCGGAGCCCTGCACGGCTTTCAGAACTGGCATCTCTTCGAGGCTCGCAACCTGCTCGAAAGCGGTCTCGCCGCTCTCGCCGCGGAGCGCGGCAAAGAGGAGCACCACGCCGCCCTCGCCGAAGAGGTAGCCGAGATGTTCGCCTCCGTCGAGAAGCCCTCCGAATACCTCATCCACGACGTGCTCTTCCACCGCATCATCGCGCAGGCTGCCGGCAATCCCATCCTCGCCGCCATCATGGAGACGGTCAGCTCGTCCATGTACGACGCCCGCCGCAATACCGTCGAGCACTCCATCGATCTCCGCGAGTCCGCCGAGATGCACCGCGAGATTTACCGCGCCATCCGCGGCCGCAAGCCCGAAGAGGCGCGCCGCCTGATGGAAAAGCACCTCGAAAGCGCCAAGACCAACCAGGGACTCGAACGGATACAGGCCAAGCCTCGCGCCACAGCCAAAACGGCCAACAGCAAGCCCCGCACCGAGTCCGCCGACGCGGCCCTCGAATCCATCCCGGCCCCCAGCTGA
- a CDS encoding glycoside hydrolase family 28 protein, with protein sequence MLSLSHSSLVLAAALALMPAAFAAPTVCDARSFGAKADGATLDTAAIQGAIDHCARQGGGTVRLTAGTYLSAPIVLRSNITLQLDKGATLLGTPDHAAYPAKTEFRAPGLQSLVSATNADHLAITGEGTIDGNGESWWEEAHKYKDSGILGNDHPRPRLVVFDHCHHIRIEGVTVQNSPMWQIVPYYSDDIVIRNVRVLAPQHSPNTDAIDPFSSTHITIDHVLADVGDDDIAIKSGEINSPGPDSPSQDITITDCNFLHGHGLSIGSEIAGGAQRIRAERIHFDGTDNGIRVKANRDRGNDVSDLVFRDIDMKNVKNAIIVSEYYPKVLPAEGVEAPQPITRLTPHFHNITIENVTATDTKSAGAIVGLPESPVLNLTLKNVHLSAETPLTIGYATVTGSNVTVVTPKGQGIVTGPEAHVSLQ encoded by the coding sequence ATGCTTTCTCTGTCGCATTCTTCGCTCGTCCTCGCTGCCGCCCTTGCGCTTATGCCCGCCGCCTTTGCCGCGCCCACCGTCTGCGACGCCCGCAGCTTCGGAGCGAAGGCCGACGGCGCCACCCTCGACACCGCCGCCATCCAGGGCGCCATCGATCACTGTGCCCGGCAGGGCGGAGGCACCGTCCGCCTCACCGCCGGGACGTACCTCTCCGCGCCCATCGTCCTGCGCAGCAACATCACCCTCCAGCTCGACAAGGGCGCCACGCTCCTCGGCACGCCCGACCACGCCGCCTATCCGGCCAAGACCGAGTTCCGCGCTCCCGGCCTGCAGTCGCTGGTCTCCGCCACCAACGCCGACCATCTCGCCATCACCGGCGAAGGCACCATCGACGGCAACGGCGAAAGCTGGTGGGAGGAGGCGCACAAGTACAAGGACAGCGGCATCCTCGGCAATGACCACCCCCGCCCGCGCCTGGTCGTCTTCGACCACTGCCATCACATTCGTATCGAGGGCGTCACCGTCCAGAATTCGCCCATGTGGCAGATCGTCCCCTACTATTCGGACGACATCGTCATCCGCAATGTCCGCGTCCTCGCGCCGCAGCACTCACCCAACACCGACGCCATCGACCCCTTCTCTTCCACGCACATCACCATCGATCACGTCCTCGCCGACGTCGGCGACGACGACATTGCCATCAAGTCCGGGGAGATCAACTCGCCCGGTCCCGACTCGCCCAGCCAGGACATCACCATCACCGACTGCAATTTTCTCCACGGTCACGGCCTCTCCATCGGCAGTGAGATCGCCGGCGGAGCGCAGCGCATCCGTGCCGAGCGCATCCACTTCGACGGCACCGACAACGGCATCCGCGTCAAGGCCAACCGCGACCGCGGCAACGACGTCAGCGATCTTGTCTTCCGCGACATCGACATGAAGAACGTCAAGAACGCCATCATCGTCAGCGAGTACTACCCCAAGGTTCTGCCCGCCGAAGGTGTCGAGGCGCCGCAGCCCATCACCCGTCTCACCCCGCACTTCCACAACATCACCATCGAGAATGTAACCGCCACGGATACGAAATCCGCGGGCGCCATCGTCGGCCTGCCCGAGTCGCCGGTCCTCAACCTCACGCTGAAGAACGTTCACCTCTCCGCCGAAACCCCGCTCACCATCGGCTACGCCACCGTTACCGGCTCGAACGTAACGGTCGTCACGCCGAAAGGGCAGGGCATCGTCACAGGACCCGAGGCCCATGTCTCGCTCCAATAG
- a CDS encoding glycoside hydrolase family 28 protein: MRLRILFPAALCLALLATAFSCAFGQDARTVTEPKIPQACAEIRAALAAPGGAITASDEAKLDTARIQAAIDGCKGGAVVLRADGARNVFLTGPLELRSGVWLVVDKDVALVASRDPRVYDLQPGSCGVVTEKGHGCRPLIHGANVTDAGVAGDGAIEGRGGATLLGAKVSWWDLAQEAKVRDLNQSVPWLIVVSGARNFTLYGITLRNSPGFHVAVGQTDGFTAWGVKILTPKTARNTDGIDPGSSRNVTIAHCWIHAGDDNVAIKAGKTGPTTNVSILDNHFFTGHGMSIGSETNGGVSHVLVRGLTIDGADNGIRIKSDPSRGGLVEDVTYENVCIRNTKDPLVFTPAYMKKSGDLLPVYRGITLRDVHIESPGSYTLDGLDAGHRLELRFDNVWAEGLAQSKFEAQAARIVRGPRLGNFAVTGQDVITTDDAGSKAGTPPACAARYADFPETDAP, translated from the coding sequence ATGAGACTGAGAATCCTCTTCCCCGCTGCCCTCTGCCTCGCTTTGCTTGCCACTGCCTTCTCCTGCGCTTTTGGGCAGGATGCTCGCACGGTCACCGAGCCGAAAATCCCGCAGGCCTGCGCTGAAATCAGGGCAGCGCTGGCGGCTCCGGGCGGGGCTATCACAGCCAGCGATGAAGCCAAACTCGATACGGCGCGCATCCAGGCGGCCATCGACGGCTGCAAGGGCGGGGCGGTGGTGCTCCGGGCTGACGGCGCGCGGAATGTCTTCCTGACCGGGCCGCTGGAGCTGCGCTCGGGCGTGTGGCTGGTGGTCGATAAGGATGTAGCGCTGGTGGCCTCGCGCGATCCGCGGGTGTATGACCTTCAGCCGGGCAGCTGCGGCGTGGTGACGGAAAAAGGCCACGGATGCCGGCCGCTGATCCATGGTGCGAACGTGACCGATGCAGGTGTGGCGGGCGATGGCGCGATCGAAGGACGCGGCGGCGCAACGCTGCTGGGTGCGAAGGTGAGCTGGTGGGACCTGGCGCAGGAGGCGAAGGTTCGCGACCTGAACCAGAGCGTGCCCTGGCTGATCGTGGTGAGCGGGGCGCGGAACTTCACGCTGTACGGCATCACGCTGCGCAACTCGCCGGGCTTTCACGTGGCGGTGGGGCAGACGGACGGCTTCACGGCGTGGGGGGTGAAGATTCTGACGCCGAAGACGGCGCGGAATACGGACGGGATCGACCCCGGCTCGTCGCGCAACGTGACCATTGCGCACTGCTGGATTCACGCGGGCGATGACAATGTGGCCATCAAGGCCGGAAAAACCGGGCCGACGACGAACGTCTCGATTCTCGACAACCACTTCTTTACCGGGCACGGGATGTCGATCGGCAGCGAGACGAATGGCGGGGTGAGCCACGTGCTGGTGCGCGGCCTCACCATCGACGGCGCGGACAACGGCATCCGCATCAAGAGCGACCCGAGCCGCGGCGGCCTGGTGGAAGACGTGACGTATGAGAACGTCTGCATCCGGAATACGAAGGACCCTCTGGTCTTTACCCCGGCATACATGAAGAAGAGCGGCGACCTGCTGCCGGTCTATCGCGGGATCACGCTGCGCGATGTGCATATCGAGTCGCCGGGCAGCTACACGCTGGACGGCCTCGATGCCGGACATCGGCTGGAGCTGCGCTTCGACAATGTGTGGGCCGAGGGGCTGGCGCAATCGAAGTTCGAGGCGCAGGCGGCGAGGATCGTGCGTGGACCGAGACTCGGAAATTTTGCGGTGACCGGGCAGGACGTCATCACCACCGACGACGCGGGCAGCAAGGCAGGAACGCCGCCGGCCTGCGCGGCTCGCTATGCGGATTTTCCGGAGACAGACGCGCCCTAG
- a CDS encoding sensor domain-containing diguanylate cyclase, whose product MRRTHGLFLGAGFLLLYGLCLAMVKPYSMAVSYPFQLAAAYAAVAACAWRAMKARSPVQLGWWLVSLSLLLWAAGLSVSAWEDLGQHATVDFAKLSDLIYFLFGVPLLVALSLPASGREEKLFAWLDGLQAAITACAIYVAMFSSLPFVHGSNKPISASLLAQAYNGENLLLASAATLRLLAEQTSGERRRLYGLLTGFLWCYAICAGWYNQTTIALQEQVGLYDLLVALPVTVLAVGALCVPLATSDGDYTVEKRTLSELIDGIVPVLYTFALLTLGVFVIRTHFYWGATALVVALAVFVIRSTVLHSRLLRSELALREAHDRLEEIALTDALTCVANRRSFDRKLQEEWSRSRRSHAPLSLLLIDIDFFKPLNDRLGHQAGDQCLVRVAAALQSTMLRNGDLLARYGGEEFAAILADTHRDGAEEVAARMQAAVRELKVAHATAIGEFVSVSIGISTCEEAEAEAFEWLVETADRALYLAKARGRNRVEHIPYQRVETR is encoded by the coding sequence TTGAGACGGACGCACGGACTGTTTCTCGGTGCCGGCTTTCTCCTCCTGTACGGACTTTGCCTGGCGATGGTGAAGCCCTACAGCATGGCGGTCTCCTATCCATTCCAGCTGGCGGCTGCCTACGCGGCGGTAGCGGCATGCGCGTGGCGCGCGATGAAGGCGCGGTCTCCGGTACAGCTGGGCTGGTGGCTGGTGAGCCTGAGCCTGCTGCTGTGGGCGGCGGGGCTTTCCGTCTCGGCATGGGAGGACCTGGGACAGCATGCGACGGTCGATTTCGCCAAGCTCTCGGACCTGATCTATTTCCTCTTCGGCGTGCCGCTGCTGGTGGCGCTTTCGCTGCCGGCGAGCGGGCGCGAGGAAAAGCTGTTCGCCTGGCTGGACGGGCTGCAGGCCGCAATCACCGCCTGCGCCATCTACGTGGCAATGTTCTCGTCCCTGCCCTTTGTCCACGGCTCGAACAAGCCGATTTCCGCATCCCTGCTGGCGCAGGCATATAACGGGGAAAACCTGCTGCTGGCCAGCGCGGCCACGCTGCGGCTGCTGGCCGAGCAGACGTCGGGCGAGAGACGGCGCCTTTATGGCCTGCTGACCGGGTTCCTGTGGTGCTATGCGATCTGCGCAGGCTGGTACAACCAAACGACGATTGCCCTGCAGGAGCAGGTGGGACTGTACGACCTGCTGGTGGCCCTGCCGGTGACCGTGCTGGCCGTGGGCGCGCTATGCGTTCCTCTGGCAACATCCGATGGAGACTACACGGTCGAGAAAAGAACTCTCTCGGAGCTGATCGACGGCATCGTTCCAGTGCTGTATACCTTCGCGCTGCTGACGCTCGGGGTCTTCGTCATCCGCACGCACTTCTACTGGGGAGCGACGGCGCTGGTGGTGGCGCTGGCCGTCTTCGTGATCCGCTCGACAGTTCTGCATAGCCGCCTGCTGCGGTCGGAGCTGGCGCTGCGCGAGGCGCATGACCGGCTGGAAGAGATTGCGCTGACCGATGCGCTGACGTGCGTGGCTAACCGCAGAAGCTTCGACAGGAAGCTGCAGGAGGAGTGGAGCCGGTCGCGGCGGTCGCATGCGCCACTGTCGCTGTTACTGATCGATATCGACTTCTTCAAGCCGCTGAATGACAGGCTGGGGCACCAGGCGGGCGACCAGTGCCTGGTGCGCGTGGCCGCGGCGCTCCAGAGCACGATGCTGCGCAACGGCGACCTGCTGGCGCGCTACGGCGGCGAAGAGTTTGCGGCGATCCTGGCCGATACGCACCGCGACGGCGCCGAAGAGGTCGCGGCCCGGATGCAGGCGGCGGTACGGGAGCTGAAGGTCGCGCACGCGACGGCGATCGGCGAGTTCGTCTCGGTGAGCATCGGCATCTCGACCTGCGAAGAGGCGGAGGCGGAGGCCTTCGAGTGGCTGGTCGAGACCGCAGACCGCGCGCTCTACCTGGCCAAAGCGCGAGGGCGCAACCGGGTGGAACACATCCCCTATCAGCGCGTGGAGACGCGTTAG
- a CDS encoding glycosyl hydrolase family 18 protein yields MLSVLSFLAARAQGTVPVFQASLNGHTFTLAGGDIPGGMKTRIPVTLVPVTLTFSGAHPDTLDARADVRPILASPVFRRFSFPAGGDTQYTDALLRSNFGAAAKGHTLLEKLSVKPVTIAIPAGYGYLLTSKKNGGQVAVVDMQYVQRELFKQLPKQDGSLVLAVTHNATFYAEGDDTICCATGTHGIDKASGTSFVLGSYFANTPEIVRERDIQPLTQQLAEFFHDPLHDPLAPGNTPTGNLVSPWVMPHGGCGGGGIGSAYFLLQPTNTNHKNNFPVSAPYLASAGSKSYHLSNIALLSWYTGAASATYSFPDKDALTAPAEPCVPRRMDAAGITAPTVAAIPNDEPGTHRLIGYWTGSQDFRLRDISPQWDIIIEAFATPDHTAPEGSLRFAPPRGYTAEELKADIAFMQSKGKKVMISLGGGGQFFSASTPESQAVFVASVTDIVTKYGFDGVDIDFESPSLNLDANDRDFRHPTTPSVVHLIDGLRQLREHFGPHFMISLVPEGTQIPGGAPAYGGQFGSYLPLAYGLRDILSFVDVQDYNTPPLQGLDGEVYQAATTDYHAAMTELLLHGFAVGGDPNELFPGMPAEKVAVGFLTGYEGPETMHHGIDYLVTGKKPADATYPLVNPAGYPGLLGAMYWTLDDDRRENYRYSNNLGPLLHAYPAKP; encoded by the coding sequence ATGCTGAGTGTCCTGTCCTTTCTTGCCGCGCGCGCCCAGGGCACGGTCCCTGTCTTTCAAGCCTCGCTGAACGGCCACACTTTTACGCTCGCCGGCGGAGATATTCCCGGAGGGATGAAGACGCGCATCCCGGTCACGCTGGTGCCGGTGACGCTGACCTTCTCCGGCGCGCATCCCGACACGCTCGATGCGCGTGCCGATGTGCGGCCCATCCTCGCGTCGCCTGTCTTCCGGCGCTTCTCTTTTCCCGCGGGCGGCGACACGCAATACACCGACGCGCTGCTGCGGAGCAACTTCGGAGCCGCGGCCAAAGGGCATACCCTGCTCGAGAAGCTATCGGTAAAGCCCGTCACCATCGCCATCCCCGCCGGATATGGCTATCTCCTCACCTCGAAAAAGAACGGCGGCCAGGTCGCCGTGGTCGATATGCAGTACGTGCAGCGGGAGCTCTTCAAGCAATTGCCAAAGCAGGATGGCAGCCTGGTGCTTGCTGTCACGCACAACGCGACCTTCTATGCCGAAGGCGATGACACCATCTGCTGCGCGACCGGCACGCACGGCATCGACAAGGCGTCAGGCACATCGTTCGTGCTCGGCTCCTACTTCGCGAACACGCCGGAGATCGTGCGCGAGCGCGACATTCAGCCGCTCACGCAGCAGCTCGCCGAGTTCTTCCACGACCCGCTGCACGATCCGCTCGCGCCGGGCAACACGCCTACCGGCAACCTCGTCTCCCCGTGGGTGATGCCGCACGGCGGCTGCGGCGGAGGCGGCATCGGCTCCGCATACTTCCTGCTGCAGCCGACCAATACGAATCACAAAAACAATTTCCCCGTCTCCGCGCCGTATCTCGCCTCCGCCGGCTCGAAGAGCTATCACCTCAGCAACATCGCGTTGCTTTCCTGGTACACTGGCGCGGCTTCGGCCACCTATAGCTTTCCCGACAAGGATGCGTTGACCGCGCCGGCCGAGCCCTGTGTCCCTCGCCGCATGGATGCGGCAGGCATCACCGCTCCCACCGTTGCCGCCATCCCGAACGACGAGCCCGGTACGCATCGCCTGATCGGCTACTGGACCGGCTCCCAGGATTTCCGTCTGCGCGACATCTCGCCGCAGTGGGACATCATCATCGAGGCCTTTGCCACGCCGGATCACACGGCTCCGGAGGGCTCGCTTCGCTTTGCGCCGCCCAGGGGTTACACCGCGGAGGAGCTGAAGGCCGATATCGCCTTTATGCAGTCGAAGGGCAAGAAGGTGATGATCTCGCTCGGCGGCGGAGGCCAGTTCTTTTCCGCGTCCACGCCCGAGAGTCAGGCGGTGTTTGTCGCGTCTGTCACAGACATTGTTACGAAATATGGTTTTGACGGCGTCGATATCGATTTCGAAAGTCCGTCGCTGAACCTCGATGCGAATGACCGCGACTTCCGGCATCCCACTACGCCCTCGGTCGTGCACCTGATCGATGGTCTGCGGCAGCTCCGTGAGCACTTTGGCCCCCACTTCATGATCAGCCTGGTTCCGGAAGGCACGCAGATCCCCGGCGGGGCTCCGGCCTACGGCGGGCAGTTCGGCAGCTATCTGCCGCTCGCCTATGGCTTGCGGGACATCCTCTCCTTCGTGGACGTGCAGGACTACAACACGCCGCCGCTGCAGGGTCTCGACGGCGAGGTGTACCAGGCCGCCACCACGGACTATCACGCGGCGATGACCGAGCTTCTGCTGCACGGCTTCGCAGTCGGCGGCGACCCGAACGAACTCTTCCCCGGCATGCCTGCGGAGAAGGTTGCCGTGGGATTCCTCACCGGCTATGAAGGGCCGGAGACGATGCACCACGGCATCGACTACCTGGTGACCGGCAAAAAGCCGGCGGACGCGACCTATCCGCTGGTGAATCCGGCCGGCTATCCCGGGCTGCTGGGCGCGATGTACTGGACGCTCGATGACGATCGCCGCGAGAACTACAGGTACTCGAACAACCTTGGCCCGCTGCTGCATGCTTATCCGGCAAAGCCGTAA
- a CDS encoding SDR family oxidoreductase, with amino-acid sequence MRVFLTGATGFIGSALIPELIGAGHTVLGLTRSDAGAEALKKAGVDVLYGNTEDHDSLRKGVTDADGVIHLAFNHDFSQFQKNCEDDLKAIEAMGEAMLGTNKPLVMTSGTAIAANVDGKPSAEDSPTASWNMRGASEAATLALAERGLHASIVRLAQIHDPRKQGLVPYLLMTARQKGVSAYIGDGSNRWPAAHVSDTARLYRLALEKSKPGAIYHAVDEEGVTMKAIVEAHARGLKVPVVSIKPEEAEAHFGWLARFAGHDMPSSSAITRRELGWTPTGPGLIADLDAMDYSAE; translated from the coding sequence ATGCGTGTTTTTCTGACAGGTGCGACAGGCTTCATCGGTTCGGCGCTGATTCCCGAGCTCATCGGCGCAGGGCACACGGTACTGGGGCTGACGCGCTCGGATGCAGGCGCGGAAGCGCTGAAGAAAGCAGGCGTGGATGTGCTCTACGGCAATACCGAAGACCACGACAGCCTGCGCAAGGGCGTGACCGATGCGGACGGCGTGATTCATCTCGCGTTCAATCACGACTTCTCTCAGTTCCAGAAGAACTGCGAAGACGACCTCAAGGCGATTGAAGCGATGGGCGAGGCGATGCTGGGCACGAACAAACCACTGGTGATGACCTCGGGCACAGCGATTGCGGCCAACGTAGACGGCAAGCCCTCGGCCGAGGACAGCCCGACCGCTTCCTGGAATATGCGCGGAGCCTCCGAGGCTGCGACGCTGGCGCTGGCCGAACGTGGCCTGCATGCATCGATCGTGCGGCTTGCGCAGATCCACGATCCGCGCAAGCAGGGGCTGGTGCCGTACCTGCTGATGACAGCGCGGCAGAAGGGCGTCTCGGCATACATTGGCGACGGCAGTAACCGCTGGCCGGCGGCGCATGTCTCGGACACGGCGCGGCTCTACCGGCTGGCGTTGGAGAAGTCGAAGCCGGGCGCGATCTATCACGCCGTGGACGAAGAAGGCGTCACGATGAAGGCCATCGTCGAGGCGCATGCCCGCGGGCTGAAGGTGCCGGTGGTCAGCATCAAGCCGGAAGAGGCAGAGGCGCACTTCGGCTGGCTGGCGCGCTTCGCCGGGCACGATATGCCGTCGTCGAGCGCGATCACGCGGCGGGAGCTGGGATGGACGCCGACAGGGCCAGGGCTGATCGCGGACCTGGACGCGATGGACTATTCAGCGGAATAA
- the pabB gene encoding aminodeoxychorismate synthase component I gives MRGNRGRRLIFRRPVRVIEAWQPDEVHAALAAIDTALNEGLHVAGFLGYEAGLALEPKLRDLPMMPPAGEPLLWLGCYAGVEQDTVECAAPMSQVRDMGHPLLSLEEAEYARRVDAVQALIAAGETYQANLTLDARWRSEESAAAMYARLLQAQPVAYAAMLRPREDWHVLSFSPELFFRREGGRMVTKPMKGTADPGFDMAEARAQAAWLVADEKNRAENVMIVDLLRNDLGRVCRMGSVQVTELFAVERYPTVLQMTSTIEGQLREGVGYAEIFAALFPSGSIVGAPKVQTMRRLSEIEGRPRGVYTGAIGYIAPHGEAEFNVAIRTLSLHNREARMGVGSGIVTDSVANLEYAECRTKLAFLTRDAETDFSLIETLLLEDGTYTLLAEHLERMAESAEYFFLRFDESHVKAVLEEARRDAGGKRMRVRLLLDREGHATWSSSVMPVGDAGPVSVLFWPETTDSQDRFLRHKTTRRALYDKALQAALAAGCADAIFTNERGEITEGAIHNVIAVIDGQWITPPLACGLLPGVYRRKLLAEGRIKEGVLRREDLERAEAIYLCNSVRGLRD, from the coding sequence GTGCGTGGCAATCGAGGACGACGGCTGATCTTCCGCAGGCCGGTGCGGGTGATCGAGGCATGGCAGCCGGATGAGGTGCACGCGGCGCTCGCGGCCATCGATACAGCTTTGAACGAAGGCCTGCATGTGGCCGGCTTCCTCGGCTATGAGGCCGGGCTTGCGCTCGAGCCGAAGCTGCGTGATCTACCCATGATGCCTCCTGCGGGCGAGCCTCTGCTGTGGCTTGGCTGCTATGCGGGCGTGGAGCAAGACACGGTAGAGTGTGCAGCTCCCATGTCTCAGGTGCGAGACATGGGGCACCCGCTGTTGTCGCTCGAGGAAGCGGAGTATGCGCGGCGCGTGGATGCAGTGCAGGCGCTGATCGCAGCAGGCGAAACCTACCAGGCCAATCTCACCCTGGACGCGCGCTGGCGCAGCGAGGAGTCCGCGGCTGCGATGTATGCGCGGCTGCTGCAGGCGCAGCCCGTGGCCTATGCGGCGATGCTGCGTCCCCGCGAGGACTGGCACGTGCTGTCCTTCTCGCCGGAGCTCTTCTTCCGGCGCGAGGGCGGGCGCATGGTGACGAAGCCGATGAAGGGCACGGCCGATCCCGGCTTCGACATGGCAGAGGCGCGGGCGCAGGCAGCGTGGCTCGTGGCGGATGAAAAGAATCGCGCCGAGAACGTGATGATCGTAGACCTGCTGCGCAACGATCTGGGGCGCGTATGCCGCATGGGATCGGTGCAGGTAACCGAGCTGTTCGCGGTCGAGCGCTATCCGACCGTGCTGCAGATGACCTCGACCATCGAAGGACAGCTGCGCGAGGGCGTGGGTTATGCGGAGATCTTTGCGGCGCTCTTTCCTTCAGGCTCCATCGTGGGCGCGCCAAAGGTGCAGACCATGCGGCGGCTCAGCGAGATCGAAGGGCGGCCGCGCGGCGTCTATACGGGCGCGATCGGATATATCGCACCGCACGGCGAGGCGGAGTTCAACGTGGCCATCCGCACCCTCAGCCTGCACAACCGCGAGGCACGCATGGGCGTGGGATCGGGAATTGTCACCGACTCGGTTGCAAATCTGGAATATGCCGAATGCCGGACCAAGCTGGCCTTCCTGACGCGCGATGCGGAGACGGATTTCTCGCTGATCGAGACGCTGCTGCTCGAGGACGGCACCTACACGCTGCTCGCGGAACACCTGGAGCGCATGGCGGAGTCGGCAGAGTATTTCTTCCTGCGTTTCGATGAGTCGCACGTGAAGGCGGTGCTTGAAGAGGCGCGACGGGATGCAGGCGGCAAACGCATGCGCGTGCGGCTGCTGCTCGACCGCGAAGGCCACGCCACCTGGAGCTCCAGCGTGATGCCAGTAGGCGATGCGGGCCCGGTGAGCGTGCTCTTCTGGCCCGAGACGACCGACTCGCAGGATCGCTTTCTGCGCCACAAAACAACGCGGCGCGCGCTCTACGACAAGGCGCTGCAGGCTGCGCTGGCGGCGGGCTGTGCGGATGCGATCTTTACCAACGAACGCGGCGAAATCACCGAAGGCGCGATCCACAACGTGATCGCAGTGATCGACGGCCAGTGGATCACGCCACCGCTCGCATGCGGTCTGCTGCCGGGCGTGTACCGGCGCAAGCTGCTCGCAGAAGGCCGTATTAAGGAAGGCGTATTGCGGCGCGAGGATCTGGAGCGGGCCGAGGCGATATACCTGTGCAACTCGGTACGCGGCCTACGGGACTGA